A window of Mycolicibacterium madagascariense genomic DNA:
CCCATCCACACGGTTCCGTCGTGAAACAGCGTTCTCGCCACGGGTTGGCACCTTACGCGGGGTCCGCTACGACGCAATGCGTAACCGGAGCAAAAGACACCCATCCGTCGTCCCGGCAGCATCGAATGCCTGTCGTGCAACGTGATGTGCTCAGCGGACGGTCCGTCGCCGTCGTCGGCAGTGGCGTTGCGGGCCTGGTGGCGGCCTACGTCCTGTCGGCCCGAAACCGGGTGACGCTCTACGAGGCCGACGACCGGCTCGGCGGCCACGCCCACACCCACGTCCTCGACCGCGGCGACGGCCGCGTCGTCGCCGTCGACTCCGCGTTCCTGGTGCACAACGACCGGACCTATCCGACGCTGTGCCGGCTGTTCGCCGAGCTGGGCATCGCCACCCTCGAGACGGACATGTCGATGTCCGTCCGCGACGACCGAATCGGCCTCGAGTACGCCGGCGCCAGGGGCATCGGCGGACTGTTCCCCGCGCCGACCAACCTCGTGCGTCCGCGCTATCTGCGAATGCTGTTGGACGTCAAGCGGTTTCACCGTGAGGCGACGCGACTGCTCGACGGCCAGGACGACGACGAGACACTCGACGCCTTCCTGGCGCGGCTCGCCTTCTCGCCGTACTTCGTGGAGCACTTCATGACCCCGCTCGTCGCCGCCGTGTGGTCGTGCGCCCCCGCCGACGCGCTGGCCTACCCCGCGCGGTACCTGTTCGTCTTCCTTCGACACCACGGCATGCTGTCGGTGTTCGGTTCGCCGACGTGGCGGACGGTGGCGGGCGGATCGGCGACCTACGTCCACGCCATCGCGCAGCGGATCGACGAGATCGCGGTGGCGACGCCGGTGCGCGCCGTGCGGCGGACGTCCGACGGCGTGGAGGTCACCGCCGCCGCCGCCACCCCGAGGCACTTCGACGCCGCCGTCGTCGCGACCCATCCCGATCAGGCGCTGCAGATGCTCACCGAGCCGACCGCCGCCCAGCGGGCCGTCCTCGGCGCCATCACCTACTCCACCAACCACGCTCAGCTCCACACCGACGAGTCGGTGCTGCCGCGACGGACTCGCGCCCGCGCGTCCTGGAACTACCTGGCGGCACCGGATGCCGACGGGGTCGTGGTGACCTACGACGTCAGCCGGCTGATGCGATTGCCGGGGCCCGAGCGCTTCCTGGTCACCCTCGGTGGCCGCGACCGCGTCGACCCCGCCTCGGTCATCGCCGAGATGACCTACCAACACCCGCTCTACACCCGCGCGTCCGTGGCCGCCCAACGGCTCTTGCCGACCATCGACGACGACCGGCTCGCCTTCGCCGGCGCCTATCACGGCTGGGGTTTCCACGAGGACGGTGCCGCGTCGGGCGTGCGCGCCGCGCAACGGCTCGGTGCGGCGTGGACCGCCGCTTCCCGTCAGGCGCAGGTGTCATGCTGACCGCCCTGTATCGCACGC
This region includes:
- a CDS encoding NAD(P)/FAD-dependent oxidoreductase — encoded protein: MPVVQRDVLSGRSVAVVGSGVAGLVAAYVLSARNRVTLYEADDRLGGHAHTHVLDRGDGRVVAVDSAFLVHNDRTYPTLCRLFAELGIATLETDMSMSVRDDRIGLEYAGARGIGGLFPAPTNLVRPRYLRMLLDVKRFHREATRLLDGQDDDETLDAFLARLAFSPYFVEHFMTPLVAAVWSCAPADALAYPARYLFVFLRHHGMLSVFGSPTWRTVAGGSATYVHAIAQRIDEIAVATPVRAVRRTSDGVEVTAAAATPRHFDAAVVATHPDQALQMLTEPTAAQRAVLGAITYSTNHAQLHTDESVLPRRTRARASWNYLAAPDADGVVVTYDVSRLMRLPGPERFLVTLGGRDRVDPASVIAEMTYQHPLYTRASVAAQRLLPTIDDDRLAFAGAYHGWGFHEDGAASGVRAAQRLGAAWTAASRQAQVSC